In the genome of Aedes aegypti strain LVP_AGWG chromosome 2, AaegL5.0 Primary Assembly, whole genome shotgun sequence, the window gttgttttacatcTCACCGCTGTACATtcgctgtataactaacgaTAAAGTGCTTCTTAattatatattgagcagcataacaaatcgTATTGAATAGAAGCAGTCGGAATAATGATGGGGACTTTTATTTCACATCATTGGGTTGCTACCTGTTGCTACTATTTACGatgttgagttacagcttagtggaagcagcaaaagcgataactgacgaagTTTATTCAGCTAATATTTATAGCTGCAAATCGATTGCgatacagctgtattaacgctaatagTTCTATTTTTGACGGCTTTCAATTTTGgctgcgttcgctgctttaattcaactgttatacagcacaaagcaaataatcttggcttatagcgctaaaatggCATGgcattgccgttttcttacaccagtaaaataaaattcgtttgtaattttttatattcaattttcaatttcagtgcctctaggtgaaattgaattttaaaatgacACACAGACACCAACAGATggtggtagtgtgtaaacgtcaaatgcgaacaaaaacgatgcgagcgctgcaggtggcggattggccacctaccatgtttttgaatcgactgttaaaaaggtggtcgatgcacaatgatgagagtgtgacgtctgtttgtctgtgctcacACGGTGCGTTTTCAACCCAAACCCCTTTTTTTGTCTGTTCTtcttaggctgtgaaccgtttcaccagttcgtttaactttaagttaaaatttgacagctcgatagttatttcccctccgatTAGAAATAACCCTTCTCTGGAGcgtggttaaacttgacagttcgaaagttatatcacagacaaacagacataacacttagaacaaatttcttcaaaatccatcgcccagtttacaccgtCATCGTCTGTTGAGCATGTTGCAcaaaaaggtgtttcgtgcaacaagaccggcagatggcggtagtgtgaaacgtcaaacgcgaagaaaaacgatgcgcgtgCCTCTAGTTATCAGATTTGTAACataacgaatttgaaatgatcattaaatgagtggtcgatggaaatttcgtcagtgttacgtctgtttgtctgtggttatattctgctcccgtgaatttgagaatatattggaatattaatttttcattattttgttgtACGGTGTAAATTGTCGGTATAATGAAAGTCGGTGTAATTGGCAACACCCCCCGAAACATAAATAGAGAGCGAGAGCAAGAGCGCAGctgtcataataaagaaaacgagAGCGAACAGCTTGTCGCGTGCGCGCGTAGGTAGGTAGCAAGTTAGACATCGCTAGTGTACAATGTTCAGTGAAGAGTTAGGTCGGGTGGGTGCACCAACCGAAATCATTCTCAATCGGATGTGATCGGACCCCGATGGAAGTTCACTAATAAAGATTGCGTTAGGCAAATTTATTTGAGACTTCGAATATTTTTGACACCgatccgaaatccgaaaagcCGGTTGAAGTTGAAGGAAGCCCTGCGGAAGCGGATTAGTTCTGGTGAGTATATAAGTGAACTTAGGAAGTGGTGACGACCCCTTCTGGTTGCTCGCTTTCTTGGTTCAAGGTTTGCTGGCTCtgccaacaggttatgggcccagggcTAAGTGACTGTCTTGAAGAATTGTTTGGACGGAAATTTTCTCCGTAAACAATTGAATACAAGTTTGCTCAGTCGGAGACCTTCTTTTCTGAGGGGCAAGCTTAGAGATTAGGAGTGAGCGGTTGTTCAGACGGAGACCCTCTTTTCTGTGGGACAATCGTTTGCGCATTCGAGTTTGTTCTGTCGTTGATCTTTCCGAGGAGCAAGCTCAGGGGATACTTGAGAAAAAGTGTTGTTCAGACGGAGACCATCTTTTCTGTGGGACGCACTTTGATCAAAGATTTTTGGGTGTTCTAAGACAGTCTGATCAGTGAGTATACTTTCTTCCAGGAGGTTTACCTCAGATTACAAACATGGAGAATCGTCTCAAACGAGTGATTGTTCCTTTGTTTAAGGGGGACGAAAAATCGTTCCCATTTTGGAAGAAAAGGATGGAGCAACACTTCAAGTTTGAAGGTTTGTTGCATACCCTCGAGAAGACTCCCGaggaagaagatttcttccaacCGGTGGCTGGTGCCTCAGCCGCAGCAGAGACTGAGAGGAAAGACAAATTGCAAGCGCGTCTTAAGGAGGAAGATGCGGCAGTTAATGAACTGTTGCTTGCAATTGATGATGAGCCGATGGGGCACATTATGCATTGTGCTTATGCGAAGGACATAATGGATCGGCTAGGAGAGATTTTTATGAAGCGTGGCCCAATGGCTATGCTTGGGCTTCGAACGAAACTACTTTCGCTGAAGTCACGAAAGTTTACCTGTTTGAAGCAACTTTTTGCAACCCACCAAGAGATAATTAGGGACCTTGAAAGCATGGGTGAGGTTATTACAAGTACTGAAAAATTAACTTCTTTACTTGTCGCTATTCCTGATGAATTCCAACATTTAATTGGAGCTCTTTCCGTTTTGCGAAGGGACGACCTCGACACAATGTCACTTGAACAAGTGCAAAGGGTGTTCTTGGATGCTGAGGAGGGCAAGACCAAGCGGAACATGCCGGGACCATCTCTAGTTGCCATGACTGCACCACAACAGAATTACCGGAACCTGAAATGTTTCCAATGCGGACGGTATGGACACAAGATGCGCAACTGTCGGGAAGCGCGTCGCCGAAAGGAAGCATCGAAGCCGACGTTCCATACCCATCCGGGGGGCAAGAAACGCGATGTTGCCCTGGTAACACGACAGAATGGTGCATTCATGGTGCGTATTCCCCTCGATGAGCTGAATCCTGATCTCAGACGCGACTGCCGAGTGTTCCAAATGGATTTCAAGCGACTGCCGGTTCCATCGCCCACTTTCGGCGGCGTTACGCTGCTAGATTCGGGAGCCTCCAATCATATGTTCCGCGATGCACAAATGTTCAACGAGATGTGGGACTATGTTGCGAACATCGAGACGGCTAAAGAAGGGGAGATGATGCGAACACGCAGAGCCGGAAATGTAAATTTGCGgacaaataaaaatttcaacgtTCATTTGTATAACGCTCTTTTCGTTCCAAATCTGAACTTTAATATTGTCTCTGTTTCGCGTATTGAGTCCACTGGGAAGGCAGTCTTATTCAGGAATGGTGGAGTTGAAATTTTGGACAACGATGGAACGGTGATTCTTACTGGAAAGAGAGTCAATGGTTTGTATATCTTGGATATTGAGTTTGTTGGATACGCAAATAAGGTATTTGCAAGTAAAATGCTTAGTGATGCCGAGTTATGGCATGTTCGGTATGGACACTTGGGAGcccaaaatttaaacaaacttGTGAAAGACAATATGGTAGAGAGGTTGGATGTAGAACTATCTGCCATGTCTGATTGCCCATTTGCATGTAAATCATGTATTTATGGAAGACAAACCAGAGAGGTTTTTGATAACTCGATCACTCCGAGATCGAACCGACCACTTGAGCTTATTCACTCTGACGTTTGTGGTCAATTACCGGAAGAAACCTATGATGGTTGTAGATACTTTGTTTCGTTCATTGACGATTACACACATTTTACAGTAGTGTATCTAATCCGGTATAAAAGTGAAGTCCTGGACAAGTTTCGGGAATATGAGGCTATGGCAACGGCTCATTTCAATCTTCGCATTGCCAAGCTTCGTACAGATAACGGTGGTGAATACTTTGGTGgagaatttgtaaggttctgcCGAGAGAGAGGAATTCAAATGACACCCACTGCTCCCTACACACCACAGCAAAATGGTGTAAGTGAGCGAATGAATCGTACCTTAATGGAAAAAGTAAGGACGATTCTACATGAGAGTGGTTGTCCATTTATGTTTTGGGGAGAAGCTTTGTATGCTTCTACATATACATTGAACCGTAGTCCCACAAGTGCATTATCTGTTCCAAAAACACCTTATGAGATGTGGTTTGGAGTGAAACCTGATGTCAGTAAACTAAAGGTTTTTGGGTGTATTGCATATACACATGTGAACCTGGAATACCGTACAAAGCTTGATAAGAAGAGTAGACGTCTTTGTATGATGGGATATGCACCGAACGGATACAGACTATGGGATGAAAACTTTGACAGGATCATGGTTTCGAGGGATGTCAAATTTGATGAACATCATTTTTATTTCCCTAAAGTTGATGACGAATTACAAGAGAATCCCAATTTCTGTGAGGTGGAGAAAAGACCTGAACTTGAGATCATTGAAGTAGAAAATGATTTACCATTAAATGAAAATAGTGAAGATGATTTCATGAGTGTAGGAGAGCCATCTGAGAATGAGTTTCAAGATATTCCTGAGCAAGAAGGTCGTCCCCAGAGAACCATTAGACCTCCTGCCTGGCTAAGAGATTATGAAACTGTTGCCCTCTCCTTGAATGGTTCAGGTGATATACCACAGAATATTGATGAATTGCGTAAACGAACTGACTGGGATCAATGGAAACAAGCCATTGATGAAGAACTTTGCGCCTTAAAAGAAAATAACACATGGACTTTGATTGACGAATTGCCTGAAGGGCATAAAGCCATTAACTCCATGTGGATTTTTAACATCAAAGACGGAGAAACAGTCCGGTATAAAGCAAGGCTAGTAGCAAAGGGGTGCTCGCAACGCCCTGGTATTGATTTCAGTGATACCTTTGCTCCAGTTGCAAAGATGACAACTATTCGGACAATGCTTTCGATTGCAGTTAAGAAAAACTGGATAATACATCAAATGGATGTAAAAACTGCATTCCTTAATGGCAATCTAAATGAAGAAGTGTATATGAAACTACCACGGGACGAAAATGGAATTGTTAAGATATGTAAGTTAAATAAAAGTCTTTATGGTTTGAAACAGGCTGGAAGGAATTGGAACCAGCGTTTCAATGAAGTTGTAACACAACTTGGTTTTCAAAGGCTGAACAGTGATACATGTCTTTATAAATGTCCCGAGAAAGATTTGTTTATCATACTATATGTTGATGATATTTTGCTCTTTGGAAGTAACATATCCGGTATAAAATGGATCAAAGAAAAGCTTTCGGACTATTTCAAGATGAAGGATTTAGGGGACGTTAAAAACTTCCTAGGACtggaaatttccagaaatctTGAAAGAGGTACAATAGAGCTTTCTCAGCAATCCTATGTTGATAAGATACTGGATACGTTTGGTATGAAAGATTGCAGAGCGGCATCTACTCCAATGGACTTAAACTGTAAATGGGTGAGATCAGAAAAGTGTACTGATAAACCATTTAAAGAACTGTTAGGTTGCCTTCAATACTTGACATTAATGTCAAGGCCTGACATAACCATTGCTGTGAGTATTTTGAGCCAATTTCAGAGCATGCCAGGAGACGAACACTGGGTTGGGTTGAAGAGGATTCTTCGATATCTCCATGGAACGAAAACGTATCGCCTGGTTTATTCTCGTGAGAAGGATGACGAACCACTCAAGGGATATGCAGATGCTGATTTTGCGAACGATATTGAAGAACGGAAGTCCAATTCTGGAAATGTTTTCCTGGTGTACGGTAACATCGTGTCCTGGAAGAGCAAGCGACAACAGATTGTGACATTATCGTCGACGGAAGCAGAACTGGTTTCGTTGTGTGAAGCTGGTAAAGAAGGTGTTTGGATATCAAATTTGCTACAAGAGGTTGGAATTTCGTCCATTCCCTTCACCATATATGAAGACAACATACCCTGCATTCGGATTTCGGAGGAGCCGAGGGAACATCAAcgaacaaaacatattgatgtgCGGTATATGTATGTACGAAATTTGATTCATGAGAAGAAAATTGTGTTAGAATACATAAGAAGTGAAGATCAGATTGATGATATGTTTACAAAACCCCTAATGAAATCACGTTTCAACAAAATGTGCGAATtgataaaaatgataaattaaGGGGACGTATTGGAAtattaatttttcattattttgttgtACGGTGTAAATTGTCGGTATAATGAAAGTCGGTGTAATTGGCAACACCCCCCGAAACATAAATAGAGAGCGAGAGCAAGAGCGCAGctgtcataataaagaaaacgagAGCGAACAGCTTGTCGCGTGCGCGCGTAGGTAGGTAGCAAGTTAGACATCGCTAGTGTACAATGTTCAGTGAAGAGTTAGGTCGGGTGGGTGCACCAACCGAAATCATTCTCAATCGGATGTGATCGGACCCCGATGGAAGTTCACTAATAAAGATTGCGTTAGGCAAATTTATTTGAGACTTCGAATATTTTTGACACCgatccgaaatccgaaaagcCGGTTGAAGTTGAAGGAAGCCCTGCGAAAGCGGATTAGTTCTGGTATATATAAGTGAACTTAGGAAGTGGTGACGACCCCTTCTGGTTGCTCGCTTTCTTGGTTCAAGGTTTGCTGGCTCTACCAAcagaataactaaccatctgtcaacattgttctgaaataactactcgactgtcagtGCTCAAATGCGTCGACCgcgatgttcaatttaaccatttgaggggaaaataactatcgaaatgtcaaattttaactaatagttaaacgaacaggtgaaacggttcacagccttagtaatcctttataagagagattcgcggaagctgacatttctgtcaaagtgtgagccaatcgtgcagcgagaactgtcaaagtgtgagccaaacgaacatgcgttatgtttgttttgaacttttcttgaagagtaatgtaatgcgcttgaaattatttcggtaaaagtaattttgcatgaagcaaaaatatgaaatatttttctttttaaatttttgtcaatgcgatttttagttgttgatttttttgactgtttattAATTTGGATTTGTAGCttaaagatctataacgaaacaaaatacactttttagcaatgaggaagtcatgtccgtgttacaatattattctcgatgccgagcaaaatcagcactgctggtctgttgccaaatcatttcaTTTTACTTCCGTTTATATCTCTATATAGGATCACTAGTGTAGTATAGTGTTTTATTTACAGGGCAAATTGATAATTTCCCctattaaaactaaaagcttgttgaaatgatccttatattataaattatttatacAGTTGCTCTGCATAGCTTATAGGATTCGTAAATTGCAaatttcttgtcagtagcaaaccggccttaaaaACACAAAATCTGCCCTCACTGATTGCATGGAATCTGCTCGAAATTAGAGCGCTAAAGTGATGGTTCACCGGTCTAGCCACAGGTGACTGTCATTGATATGTCGAGTTGTCAACCGGCTCCGGCTGTCAGATCGTTTCGCAGAACCGTGGAAGCGCTGATCAGTGAGCGACGTGTGTGCTTTTGGGTGCCTTTTCCGAAATTTTTTGTACGAAAAGTTCCATGCGgatacttttctgttgattttcctGGATTAAACTTGTGCTAGGAAGTGCATTCGATCGTTTGCTGCTCAAATACACTACAGTAATCATGGTATGTTTTGTTGTTTGATAATGCATCACAAACGGCGTGATGCAATCTGGATGCAGTTTTACGTGTTGTATTTTTTCTCCCCCTAATCGAGATTTTCCTGCTGCATTTTTCAGGCCATGGAACGGAAGGGGACCTTCAAGGTGGAATACCTGCAGAAGATCGAACAGGAGATGCAGGAGCGATGGGATCGTGAAAAGCTGCACGAAAACGACGCTGCGGAAAATCCGCGGAAAAGTTCGGAGGATAAGTTCCTCGTTACGTTTCCGTTCCCTTATATGAACGGAAGGCTGCACTTGGGACATACGTTTTCCCTGTCCAAGGCGGAATTTGCTGTCCGGTATAATAGACTGAAGGGAAAACAGGTGCTGTTCCCCTTTGGGTTCCACTGCACGGGAATGCCTATTAAGGCTTGTGCGGATAAGTTGAAACGGGAAATGGAGTCGTTTGGATGTCCACCTGTATTTCCGGTGGAAAAGGAAGTGGAAGTCGTTGAGGAGAAAGACGTCATACCGAAGGATAAAAGCAAGGGCAAGAAGAGCAAAGCCGTCGCTAAGGCAGGAGCTGCGAAATACCAGTGGCAAATCATGCAAAGCCTGGGCTTGAAGGATGACGAGATTAAGAAGTTTGCCGATACAGAACACTGGCTGGAATATTTCCCTCCGTTGGCCATTCAAGATTTGAAAGCTATCGGGTGTCACATCGATTGGAGGAGGACATTCATCACGACGGATGCCAATCCGTTCTTCGATTCGTTCGTTCGATGGCAGTTCAATCATCTGAAGGCCCGTGGCAAGATTATGTACGGCAAACGACACACCATTTACTCGCCGAAGGATGGACAACCTTGTATGGACCACGATAGATCATCCGGAGAAGGAGTCGGGCCACAGGAGTATACCTTGGTTAAGATGAAGGTGACGGGCATGCTTCCAGCTAAGTTGGCATCTGTAAAAACAGCTGTCTATCTAGTTTGTGGAACTCTCAGACCGGAAACCATGTACGGACAAACCAACTGTTGGGTTCATCCGGACATCAAGTACATTGCTTTCGAAACCACCCGAAACGGAGAGGTTTGGATTTGTACCAGACGTGCAGCTCGGAATATGGCTTACCAGGGCTTTACTGCTGTTGAAGgccaagtcaaggaaattgccgaACTGACCGGACAGGAGATTATGGGGCTCCCTCTGGCAGCTCCTTTGACACCGAATAAAGTGATCTACACGCTGCCAATGCTGTCGATCAAGGAAGACAAGGGAACTGGCATTGTCACATCTGTTCCGTCGGATTCTCCCGACGATTACGCAGCTCTTTTGGACTTGCAGAAAAAGGCTGCCTTCCGGGAGAAATACTCCATTTCGGATGAGATGGTTTTGCCCTTCGAACCTATTCCCATCATTGAAGTGCCCGGATTGGGAAAACTGAGCGCAGTTTATGCCTACGACAAATTCAAGGTTCAAAGCCAGAACGATCGCGATAAGCTGCAAGAAGCTAAGGAGCTTGTCTATCTGAAAGGATTCTACGACGGAGTCCTGCTAGTCGGTGAACATGCGGGTAAGAAGGTTCAGGACGTAAAGAAAGACCTCAAACAATATCTGGTCGATCGTAACGAAGCCGACGTGTACTACGAGCCCGAGAAAACGATCATGTCCCGATCGGGGGATGTTTGTGTTGTTGCCCTGTGCAATCAGTGGTACATCAACTACGGCGAGGAGAAGTGGCAGAAAACTACCACCGACCATCTTCATACCATGCAAGTTTACCACGATGAGGTCGCTCGGAATTTCGAACACTGCCTCGACTGGCTCCATGAATATGCCTGTTCGCGAACCTATGGTCTGGGCACCAAACTCCCTTGGGACGAACAGTGGCTGATCGAGTCATTGTCCGATTCCACCATCTACATGGCATTCTACACGGTGGTGCATCTGCTGCAGGGTGGTTCTTTCCGGGGCGAAAAACCGAGCCCACTGGGAATTACGGCTGCCGATATGACCGCCGAGGTTTGGGACTACATCTTCTTCAAGGAAGCCAAGCCACCGGGATCGACCAAGATAAAAAAGGCACACTTGGATCTGCTCAAGAAGGAGTTCGATTACTGGTAAGTGATTGAATAGCTTCTAAAACTTCGCGATAATTCTCGCTAAATTTATGAtaatgatctcgccctaaaagccattggtaaccaactATGTAGTTTGTTGTTACTGAGCAAACTATTGGATTGACACGTTATTTAACCCTCACTTTCCCATGATACCTCCAGAACTCCATTGATTATCATAAATCCATTAAACTTGAgacaaaccaaaatttgaattaacCAGATCAATAATATGCACTAGTTACTACAATACCATTCAATATTTATCAGATTAATTCAATAGTCAACTAAATGtttcaatagtaaaaaaaacttaaaaaaatatcaatttactattgaaaaacaactaacaaaatgtatagctatttcgaaaaaaaaattacctcaTTAGCAACATtatttgtggatttttttgtttttattgttgGTTCATTCGTTTGTTTAAAAACAACGCACTACATACTCGGTTACCTATGGCCTTTAAGGCGAGATCATAAGTAATGCGAAGTTTGCATCCCTCGTGGCGTCTATTCAGTGGCGTAATTATAGGGgattcaaaatcaggacattcgGCAATTTTCATAacttaccgtcaaacggggtgacttgcaacacttttcaacttcaatcaaccaaaaccatgatctaaacgtaatctaaaaatttaaattcctTGTAGAACTTTGAATGGCCGGCTCGCCTACAGAATGAGATGATAGaaaattgaatcgaattattttgtcatatcaaaagtcatcaaaaaggtgaaattttttaaatgtccttgtgcggggtgacttgcaacactcactgctaatttagttttttccaacaaaatgttgatattttttattagtcacacttgttaagtattgttattcatgtatttaaagcattcgaaccagtacaagaacatttagaatacatttttgtaagaaaataattgagctatttttgtatgggaaaaagaggcgttaaatcatcaaggtccaatatcttaactgaacaatatttttaacgagtgtttgtagttgattgatgaattattactcttttgattataaagtagacctaacacaaaagtttttaacttttataaaactctaaattgcttagaaataaagtgttgcaagtcaccccgcataggtacatgtgtataaaaattatttttaataaaaagttgttggtacaatttcgtaaaataaagttcgccatattatcacttattagttatagaaacaaCATGTAGAGTATTATTTTTGTACATTAAATCTGTCTCATGTTTTCAGGTCACGATTCCGAACCtccatcaagtatcagttttctagacatttaaaagaattatgtttattgtatgaacatatttataataacagTTTTAATTGTGGCCCCTACTTGAATTGTGAGTCACACGTATTGAAGCACTgatttaaaacgaattttctattgaaaattgtgttttatagtaaaatttagttgtaaattacaatgtgttgcaagtcaccccgccgttgcaagtcaccccgtttgacggtacctgCCAGTGCCGTTTTGTCTGAAATgccgaacatgactcatatttaaacatttttagagattttttcatgTTCTATAGATAAAAGCTTGTATTGTTAAAGAATTGATCATCCAGTAGAGAAATTTTACTGGTTTTCTTAAGAAATGAGCGTTCGAAAAAATTGGATTTTGAGGAAATAGGTTATTTATCTGAATTTCAAGATTATGCTCTGTTGTTAATAACAAATGAAAGGAAAATTATCATTGTAttaaaatgaaaactttttagTTCGCAGTTCCAGCTCAGTAATTATTTGTCCTTGTTTTCAattcacagcgtaacaaaaatgacatttttgcgtgtctcgagGATCGAATTATGtttctctagtagatttggggttgctgaatctggtgccattctcagaaatgttccagcatgtcacaatttttagctacactgccgtgaatcgcaagtcagtcccatctgtaaaaagtaggcattgagaaaatgggctgtgaagtttccaaactcgttttccatatgaatattcaaaaaattccacaggatcggaacatgttcaaatcataatgaaactttcacaatttgcttttcactatgatatctttctataaaaatataaagatgatcaaaacacggttaatttttgtgttacacggtgcggaaacctgtagtgggactgatatgcgattacttttcattatgggacaatttgacttgctgttttttcctaccTTTTCCGAACAAAACTTAGTATCTCATtagggcagctgaaagagcatcggaagatatgttgaaaactaaactcaactcaattttgacgaaaatgcagatgggactgatttgcgattcacggcagtacaggtcgccaaagttgtataaaacactggttttatcaatgtttacatgaaattaatagtacaatttatcaaacttttttgtaatctaatccaccaaacatgcaaaatagaacttgaactttcatttcagacataatttgattgaaattgcgcgattaaatttcgattaaatcgattttttcaacatgcttgcagtctccatacaaaattcttcgtttcttctatatgacaaaatacaacaattctctgaaccatcaaaaaataacttttccgtatcgaaagtattattatacacataaagtttgaattctgtggcaaattaagccaatatattaccttacaa includes:
- the LOC5567972 gene encoding leucine--tRNA ligase, cytoplasmic codes for the protein MAMERKGTFKVEYLQKIEQEMQERWDREKLHENDAAENPRKSSEDKFLVTFPFPYMNGRLHLGHTFSLSKAEFAVRYNRLKGKQVLFPFGFHCTGMPIKACADKLKREMESFGCPPVFPVEKEVEVVEEKDVIPKDKSKGKKSKAVAKAGAAKYQWQIMQSLGLKDDEIKKFADTEHWLEYFPPLAIQDLKAIGCHIDWRRTFITTDANPFFDSFVRWQFNHLKARGKIMYGKRHTIYSPKDGQPCMDHDRSSGEGVGPQEYTLVKMKVTGMLPAKLASVKTAVYLVCGTLRPETMYGQTNCWVHPDIKYIAFETTRNGEVWICTRRAARNMAYQGFTAVEGQVKEIAELTGQEIMGLPLAAPLTPNKVIYTLPMLSIKEDKGTGIVTSVPSDSPDDYAALLDLQKKAAFREKYSISDEMVLPFEPIPIIEVPGLGKLSAVYAYDKFKVQSQNDRDKLQEAKELVYLKGFYDGVLLVGEHAGKKVQDVKKDLKQYLVDRNEADVYYEPEKTIMSRSGDVCVVALCNQWYINYGEEKWQKTTTDHLHTMQVYHDEVARNFEHCLDWLHEYACSRTYGLGTKLPWDEQWLIESLSDSTIYMAFYTVVHLLQGGSFRGEKPSPLGITAADMTAEVWDYIFFKEAKPPGSTKIKKAHLDLLKKEFDYWYPVDLRVSGKDLIQNHLTFFLYNHVAMWPNDSSKWPRGIRCNGHLLLNSAKMSKSEGNFLTLYEAIAKFSADGTRLCLADAGDSIEDANFVESTADAGILRLYTFIEWVKETLAAKAMLRKGPLDDLNDAVFMSEMNLKVKETDEYYQKMLYKEALRTGFFEFQSARDKYRELCGSNGMHVDLVMEFIRRQALLIAPICPHVAEHVWQQLGNQTSILKATWPQIGAIDEKKIKCSAYLMDAAHSFRVSLKTISQTKVKAGKAVAAPSAVKPSEGTIWVAKSFPPWQSCVLDTMRELYEKNNALPDNKVISMELGKKEILKKYMKRVMPFAQMVRERVESAGGPGKSAMDVTLDFDEREVLEKNMSYLKNTLELETLNIRFTDETDAPEKMKEEVRPGAPYIVFTVKPFVMVTLENPIERSGLFTVNLNLCEGDTCSIFREKLAKQIEFKADLSALEILRFEDPILGPRKPPTFQDYRSGKLTVEDGTFSIDVDKRQLFLSNGTIKNLNVGTSFVYVIN